From Micromonospora sp. NBC_01699, a single genomic window includes:
- the pstS gene encoding phosphate ABC transporter substrate-binding protein PstS gives MKLQRHGILACLALTAALALSACGSDNNEPAGPSASGSAAAADCATGTINAAGSSAQKNAVAEWVKTYQQQCTGVTINYDPSGSGAGIQSFIAGTADFAGSDSALKDTEQPQADAKCPSGKAIHLPMVIGPVAITYNLTGVDGLQLKPATLAKIFAGKITKWDDAAIKADNPSATLPATAIQAVHRSDESGTTDNFTAFLSKAAETDWTFGKAKAWKAPGGTGAKGSDGVAALVKQTAGTIGYVELSFAENSSLSTAKVANGSGEFVALTAESAAKTIASAEVTGQGDDLKMSIDYNTKEAGAYPIVLVTYEIVCNKGLAADKLALVKGFLGHAASSEGQADLADLGYAPLPETVRTKVEAAVKTIA, from the coding sequence GTGAAGCTCCAGCGGCACGGCATTCTTGCCTGCCTCGCTCTGACTGCGGCACTTGCACTCAGTGCGTGCGGCTCGGACAACAACGAGCCCGCCGGGCCCTCGGCCTCCGGGTCCGCCGCCGCAGCCGACTGCGCCACCGGCACCATCAACGCCGCGGGTTCGTCCGCGCAGAAGAACGCCGTTGCCGAATGGGTCAAGACCTACCAGCAGCAGTGCACCGGCGTGACCATCAACTACGACCCCTCGGGTTCCGGCGCGGGCATCCAGTCCTTCATCGCCGGCACCGCTGACTTCGCCGGCTCGGACTCGGCGCTCAAGGACACCGAGCAGCCGCAGGCCGACGCCAAGTGCCCGTCCGGCAAGGCGATCCACCTGCCGATGGTCATCGGCCCGGTCGCGATCACCTACAACCTGACCGGTGTTGACGGCCTTCAGCTCAAGCCGGCCACCCTGGCGAAGATCTTCGCTGGCAAGATCACCAAGTGGGACGACGCCGCGATCAAGGCCGACAACCCCAGCGCGACCCTGCCGGCGACCGCCATCCAGGCCGTACACCGCTCGGACGAGTCGGGCACGACCGACAACTTCACCGCGTTCCTGAGCAAGGCCGCCGAGACCGACTGGACCTTCGGCAAGGCCAAGGCGTGGAAGGCACCGGGCGGCACCGGCGCCAAGGGCTCCGACGGCGTCGCCGCCCTGGTCAAGCAGACCGCCGGCACCATCGGCTACGTCGAGCTCTCGTTCGCCGAGAACTCCTCCCTCAGCACCGCCAAGGTCGCCAACGGTTCCGGCGAGTTCGTCGCGCTGACCGCCGAGTCGGCCGCCAAGACCATCGCCAGCGCCGAGGTCACCGGCCAGGGCGACGACCTGAAGATGTCGATCGACTACAACACCAAGGAGGCCGGGGCGTACCCGATCGTCCTGGTGACCTACGAGATCGTCTGCAACAAGGGCCTCGCCGCCGACAAGCTGGCGCTGGTCAAGGGCTTCCTCGGCCACGCGGCCAGCAGCGAGGGTCAGGCCGACCTGGCCGACCTGGGCTACGCCCCGCTGCCGGAGACGGTCCGCACCAAGGTCGAGGCCGCAGTCAAGACCATCGCCTGA
- a CDS encoding NUDIX hydrolase — MTIDSGGPPTRPAATPPMFAAPESLVEHARRFYAAGGPPAPPRMAATVLLVRPVPAADSDNNFEVYVIRRLASMTFGGMYAFPGGGVDPSDSKAALDWSGPSAADWGDRLGLAPDAAQAVLCAAAREVFEEAGVLLAGPGPGTIVGDVSGADWESARQALVERRAGFAELLREQRLTLRADLLLPWSRWVTPEFEPRRFDTYFFVALLPAGQRTRDVSGEADHTMWIRPAEALARADAGEIAMLPPTRVTLAEIAACGGRAGLPAASAERDAATPVMPRLDLAPDGTGRFLLA; from the coding sequence ATGACTATCGACAGCGGTGGGCCGCCGACTCGACCGGCGGCCACCCCGCCGATGTTCGCCGCCCCGGAGTCGCTGGTCGAGCACGCCCGCCGGTTCTACGCCGCGGGCGGGCCGCCGGCACCGCCCAGGATGGCCGCGACGGTCCTGCTGGTCCGCCCGGTCCCGGCCGCTGACAGTGACAACAACTTCGAGGTGTACGTCATCCGCCGGCTCGCCTCGATGACGTTCGGCGGCATGTACGCCTTTCCCGGCGGCGGCGTCGACCCGTCCGACTCGAAGGCGGCACTCGACTGGTCCGGTCCCTCCGCGGCGGACTGGGGTGACCGGCTGGGGCTGGCACCCGACGCCGCCCAGGCGGTGCTCTGTGCCGCCGCGCGGGAGGTGTTCGAGGAGGCCGGGGTGCTGCTCGCCGGACCCGGACCGGGCACCATCGTCGGTGACGTGAGCGGTGCCGACTGGGAGTCGGCCCGGCAGGCGCTGGTCGAGCGGCGGGCCGGTTTCGCCGAGTTGCTCCGTGAACAGCGGCTCACCCTCCGGGCCGACCTGCTACTGCCCTGGTCCAGGTGGGTCACGCCGGAGTTCGAACCGCGCCGCTTCGACACGTACTTCTTCGTTGCCCTGCTGCCGGCGGGGCAGCGGACCCGCGACGTCTCCGGGGAGGCCGACCACACGATGTGGATCCGGCCGGCCGAGGCGCTGGCGCGGGCCGACGCGGGCGAGATCGCGATGCTGCCGCCGACCAGGGTCACGCTGGCCGAGATCGCCGCCTGTGGCGGGCGGGCAGGGCTGCCGGCCGCCTCGGCGGAGCGGGATGCCGCGACCCCGGTGATGCCCCGGTTGGACCTGGCCCCGGACGGTACCGGCCGGTTCCTGCTCGCCTGA
- the mshD gene encoding mycothiol synthase, translating to MTAPEVVRTDRLGPAEISDILDLVRAADRADGAHPISEQVTLRLRPDGAAGVEHLVVRDQDGTPVGYAQLDRTGDPAVAEAELVVHPAHRRARLGRALVAALTTASVGTELRLWAHGDHPSAAALALDLGFGRDRELWQMRRPLGDDLAEPVLPAGVVLRAFRPGADDEAWLGVNRRAFADHPEQGRWTATDLAVRMAEPWFDPAGFLLAVQESTGRLLGFHWTKVHGDSNRAEPGGPRQEPVGEVYVIGVEPEAHGTGLGRALTSAGLRYLGDRGLTRVMLYVDESNSSAVALYRRLGFSRWTTHVQYRRAA from the coding sequence ATGACCGCACCCGAGGTGGTCCGGACCGATCGACTCGGCCCGGCGGAGATCAGCGACATCCTGGACCTGGTCCGGGCCGCGGATCGGGCCGACGGCGCGCACCCGATCTCCGAGCAGGTGACGCTCCGGCTCCGGCCCGACGGCGCCGCCGGGGTCGAGCACCTGGTCGTACGCGACCAGGACGGCACACCGGTCGGCTACGCGCAGCTCGACCGCACCGGTGACCCGGCCGTGGCCGAGGCGGAGTTGGTCGTACATCCGGCGCACCGGCGGGCCAGACTGGGCCGGGCCCTGGTCGCCGCGCTGACCACCGCGAGCGTCGGCACCGAGCTGCGGCTGTGGGCCCACGGCGACCACCCGTCGGCCGCCGCGCTCGCTCTCGACCTGGGCTTCGGCCGTGACCGCGAGCTGTGGCAGATGCGCCGGCCGCTCGGCGACGACCTCGCCGAACCGGTGCTGCCGGCCGGTGTGGTCCTGCGGGCGTTCCGTCCGGGCGCCGACGACGAGGCGTGGCTCGGGGTGAACCGGCGGGCCTTCGCCGACCACCCGGAACAGGGCCGGTGGACCGCCACCGACCTCGCCGTACGGATGGCGGAGCCGTGGTTCGACCCGGCCGGCTTCCTACTCGCGGTGCAGGAGTCGACCGGCCGCCTGCTCGGCTTCCACTGGACCAAGGTGCACGGCGATTCGAACCGGGCCGAACCCGGTGGGCCACGACAGGAACCGGTCGGCGAGGTGTACGTGATCGGGGTCGAGCCGGAAGCCCACGGCACGGGCCTGGGCAGGGCACTGACCTCGGCCGGACTGCGTTACCTCGGTGACCGTGGGTTGACCCGGGTAATGCTCTATGTGGACGAATCAAATTCATCTGCGGTGGCGCTCTACCGGCGACTCGGCTTTTCCCGTTGGACGACGCACGTGCAGTACCGACGCGCCGCATAA
- the pstA gene encoding phosphate ABC transporter permease PstA, giving the protein MDLRGRRLPKWAPIGIAVLALVLAAVVVYGTGIGGWVLAVVLGAVFYLLGLYLVARNVEGQRAANNRTWSALIHSAFVLAVLPLTSVVWTLVSKGVARLDGDFFGSSMNNIGARDANGGAYHAIIGTLEQVGIATLITVPLGVAGAIYIVEYGRGRFANTIRFFVDVMTGIPSIVAGLFVLSFWVLIVSPWFSADGRPGYSGFAAALALSVLMLPTIVRSTEEMLRLVPAPLREGSYALGIPKWKTIMKIVLPTALPGIVTGVMLAIARAAGETAPVLLVAGGTAAINFNPFENNQSSLSLFVYGQATEAGRYSPDRAWTAALTLVALVLVLTIAAKLLARRSQISR; this is encoded by the coding sequence GTGGACCTGCGGGGCCGTCGGCTCCCGAAGTGGGCACCGATCGGCATCGCCGTACTCGCGCTGGTCCTCGCGGCCGTCGTGGTCTACGGCACCGGTATCGGCGGCTGGGTGCTGGCGGTCGTCCTCGGCGCCGTCTTCTACCTGCTCGGCCTCTACCTGGTGGCCCGGAACGTCGAGGGCCAGCGGGCGGCCAACAACCGGACCTGGAGTGCACTGATCCACTCCGCGTTCGTGCTCGCCGTACTCCCGCTCACCTCGGTGGTCTGGACGCTGGTCTCCAAGGGAGTCGCGCGGCTGGACGGCGACTTCTTCGGCAGCTCGATGAACAACATCGGCGCCCGGGACGCGAACGGTGGCGCCTATCACGCGATCATCGGCACGCTGGAGCAGGTCGGCATCGCCACGCTGATCACGGTCCCGCTCGGTGTCGCCGGCGCGATCTACATCGTCGAGTACGGCCGGGGCCGGTTCGCCAACACGATCCGCTTCTTCGTGGACGTGATGACCGGCATCCCGTCCATCGTCGCCGGCCTGTTCGTCCTCTCGTTCTGGGTGCTCATCGTCTCCCCCTGGTTCAGCGCGGACGGCCGACCGGGCTACTCCGGTTTCGCCGCCGCACTGGCGCTGAGCGTGCTGATGCTGCCGACCATCGTCCGGTCGACCGAGGAGATGCTGCGGCTGGTGCCGGCACCCCTGCGGGAGGGCTCGTACGCGCTCGGCATCCCGAAGTGGAAGACGATCATGAAGATCGTGCTGCCGACCGCACTGCCCGGCATCGTCACCGGCGTGATGCTCGCCATCGCCCGCGCCGCCGGCGAAACCGCACCGGTGCTACTGGTCGCGGGTGGCACCGCGGCGATCAACTTCAACCCGTTCGAGAACAACCAGTCGTCGCTGTCCCTGTTCGTCTACGGCCAGGCGACCGAGGCGGGACGGTACTCCCCCGACCGGGCCTGGACCGCCGCGCTGACCCTGGTGGCCCTCGTTCTCGTCCTCACCATCGCGGCGAAGCTGCTCGCTCGCCGCAGCCAGATCTCCCGTTGA
- the pstC gene encoding phosphate ABC transporter permease subunit PstC, with amino-acid sequence MGETPPRSADAGTGGSGVTTSHDRPAGASAQTAENSAIPSHRAPDGGGLGGGGALPRRRAFGAEQLFRVLTLAAGTMVLVIIVAIAIFLVSKAVPALQANHENFFTYRNWAPNEGEPRFGIAALAFGTVLSAVIALLLAVPVALGIALYLSHYAHRRIATTLGFLIDLLAAVPSVVFGLWGRDVFSGPVTELSVWLNKYFSWIPLFGGEGPFGRAILLGALVLAIMVLPIVTSLSREVFMQTPTANEEAALALGATKWEMIRTSVLPYGRPGVVAAVMLGLGRALGETIALAMTLGATFAISFNLIESGGNSIAANIANGFSESNDIGRGALIASGLVLFTITLVVNMTARAILNRRREFTEGAA; translated from the coding sequence ATGGGTGAAACCCCTCCCCGCTCGGCCGACGCCGGCACCGGCGGATCGGGCGTGACGACGAGTCACGACCGACCCGCCGGTGCTTCGGCACAAACGGCCGAGAATTCAGCGATACCGTCCCACCGTGCTCCCGACGGGGGCGGACTGGGCGGCGGTGGCGCACTGCCCCGACGCCGGGCATTCGGTGCCGAGCAGCTATTCCGCGTGCTGACCCTGGCCGCGGGCACGATGGTCCTGGTGATCATCGTGGCGATCGCGATCTTCCTGGTCAGCAAGGCGGTGCCGGCCCTACAGGCCAACCACGAGAACTTCTTCACCTACCGGAACTGGGCGCCGAACGAGGGCGAACCCCGCTTCGGTATCGCCGCGCTGGCCTTCGGCACCGTGCTCAGCGCGGTCATCGCACTGCTACTCGCGGTGCCGGTGGCGCTCGGTATCGCGCTCTACCTCTCGCACTACGCTCACCGGCGGATCGCCACCACGCTCGGCTTCCTGATCGACCTGCTCGCTGCCGTACCCAGTGTCGTCTTCGGGCTCTGGGGTCGCGACGTGTTCAGCGGACCGGTCACCGAACTCTCCGTGTGGCTCAACAAATACTTCAGCTGGATCCCGCTCTTCGGCGGGGAGGGACCGTTCGGCCGGGCCATCCTGCTCGGCGCCCTGGTCCTGGCGATCATGGTGCTGCCGATCGTCACCTCGCTCTCCCGCGAGGTCTTCATGCAGACCCCGACCGCCAACGAGGAGGCCGCCCTCGCCCTGGGCGCCACCAAATGGGAGATGATCCGCACCTCGGTGCTGCCGTACGGGCGGCCGGGTGTGGTCGCCGCGGTCATGCTCGGGCTGGGTCGCGCACTCGGCGAGACGATCGCCCTGGCGATGACCCTCGGCGCCACCTTCGCCATCTCGTTCAACCTCATCGAATCCGGCGGCAACTCGATCGCGGCCAACATCGCCAACGGCTTCAGTGAGTCCAACGACATCGGCCGCGGCGCCCTGATCGCCTCCGGTCTGGTGCTGTTCACGATCACCCTCGTGGTCAACATGACCGCCCGAGCGATCCTCAACCGCCGCCGCGAATTCACCGAGGGGGCAGCGTGA
- the pstB gene encoding phosphate ABC transporter ATP-binding protein PstB: MAKRVEAEGVTAYYGSFKAIENINLTVEPKTVTALIGPSGCGKSTFLRSINRMHEVLPGARVDGKLTIDGQNIYDNDVDVTAVRRLIGMVFQRPNPFPTMSIFDNVVAGLKLNGVRRKSVLEDAAEKALRSANLWDEVKDRLGKPGAGLSGGQQQRLCIARTIAVEPQVVLMDEPCSALDPISTLAIEDLMFKLKDRYTIIIVTHNMQQAARVSDRTAFFSIERTGDPGRLIEYDYTQKIFSNPSVKKTEDYITGRFG, from the coding sequence ATGGCAAAGCGCGTCGAGGCGGAGGGCGTCACCGCGTACTACGGGTCGTTCAAGGCGATCGAGAACATCAACCTGACCGTCGAGCCGAAGACCGTGACCGCCCTGATCGGGCCGTCCGGCTGCGGCAAGTCGACCTTCCTGCGCTCGATCAACCGCATGCACGAGGTGCTGCCGGGCGCCCGGGTCGACGGCAAGCTCACCATCGACGGCCAGAACATCTACGACAACGACGTCGACGTGACCGCCGTACGGCGGCTGATCGGCATGGTCTTCCAGCGCCCGAACCCGTTCCCCACCATGTCGATCTTCGACAACGTGGTGGCCGGACTGAAGCTCAACGGCGTACGGCGCAAGTCGGTGCTGGAGGACGCGGCCGAGAAGGCCCTCCGCTCGGCGAACCTCTGGGACGAGGTCAAGGACCGGCTCGGCAAGCCCGGTGCCGGCCTGTCCGGCGGTCAGCAGCAGCGGCTCTGCATCGCCCGGACGATCGCGGTCGAGCCGCAGGTCGTGCTGATGGACGAGCCCTGCTCGGCGCTCGACCCGATCTCCACGCTGGCGATCGAAGATCTGATGTTCAAGCTGAAGGACCGCTACACGATCATCATCGTGACGCACAACATGCAGCAGGCGGCCCGGGTCTCGGACCGTACGGCGTTCTTCTCGATCGAGCGCACCGGCGACCCCGGCCGCCTGATCGAATACGACTACACGCAGAAGATCTTCAGCAACCCGAGCGTGAAGAAGACCGAGGATTACATCACCGGCCGCTTCGGCTGA
- a CDS encoding threonine ammonia-lyase — translation MIKTRLDLDRIRAARGVIDPIFLDTPMYRCDALGSQLGCTVSIKLETANPVRSFKARGTELVASLLTEQGRNAVVCASAGNLGQALGWSGRRRGIDVTVVASRRAPVAKLDRIRALGAELELVDGDFEMARERAASIARWRGIRLVEDSLDVETCEGAATIGLELAGGESAFDAVLIALGGGAMATGVGYVLKTLVPGVEVICVQPTGAPAMTRSWHDRRVVTTESTDTIADGVAGRYPIPAVLDDLLTVADDAVLVRETSIIAGMQMLLEHAGLVVEPSAALGVAAVLEDRDRFVGRHVITVICGSNVDPDAYRRWVHR, via the coding sequence CCGGTGCGATGCACTGGGAAGCCAGCTTGGCTGCACCGTGAGCATCAAACTGGAAACGGCGAACCCGGTCCGCAGCTTCAAGGCCCGGGGTACCGAACTCGTGGCGAGCCTGCTGACCGAGCAGGGCCGGAACGCCGTGGTGTGCGCCAGCGCCGGCAACCTCGGCCAGGCGCTCGGTTGGTCGGGCCGCCGCCGTGGCATCGACGTGACGGTAGTGGCGTCGCGGCGGGCACCCGTTGCCAAGCTCGATCGGATCCGCGCGCTGGGCGCGGAGTTGGAATTGGTGGACGGCGACTTCGAAATGGCCCGCGAGCGGGCCGCGAGTATCGCGCGATGGCGGGGCATACGGCTGGTCGAGGACAGTCTGGACGTCGAGACGTGCGAGGGAGCCGCGACGATCGGCCTTGAACTGGCGGGCGGAGAATCCGCGTTCGACGCTGTTCTGATCGCCCTGGGCGGCGGTGCGATGGCTACCGGCGTGGGCTACGTCCTGAAGACCCTGGTGCCCGGAGTCGAGGTGATCTGCGTACAGCCCACGGGTGCGCCGGCGATGACTCGCTCCTGGCACGACCGCCGCGTCGTCACCACCGAATCGACCGACACCATCGCCGACGGCGTCGCCGGCCGGTACCCCATCCCAGCGGTCCTGGACGACCTCCTCACGGTGGCCGACGACGCCGTCCTGGTCCGGGAGACGTCGATCATCGCGGGTATGCAGATGCTCCTGGAGCACGCGGGCCTGGTTGTCGAGCCATCAGCCGCCCTCGGCGTCGCCGCCGTCCTGGAAGACCGCGATCGGTTCGTCGGCCGTCACGTCATCACCGTCATCTGCGGCAGCAACGTCGACCCGGATGCCTATCGCCGCTGGGTCCATCGCTGA